A portion of the Candidatus Nitrosotenuis aquarius genome contains these proteins:
- a CDS encoding DNA-directed RNA polymerase subunit H, which translates to MATKKTHVLVPDHIYVPKHEIMTKKDAEEVLKKFNCKPTEMPLIFANDPAIIGLGVKPGDMIRITRKSPTAGESIYYRYVVEI; encoded by the coding sequence GTGGCAACTAAAAAAACACACGTTCTAGTACCTGATCACATTTACGTGCCAAAACACGAAATCATGACCAAAAAAGATGCAGAAGAAGTCCTCAAAAAATTCAACTGCAAACCAACTGAGATGCCATTGATTTTTGCAAACGATCCAGCAATTATCGGACTTGGCGTAAAACCGGGAGACATGATAAGAATTACAAGAAAGAGCCCAACTGCGGGTGAGAGCATCTATTACAGATATGTGGTGGAGATCTAA